In the genome of Candidatus Limnocylindria bacterium, the window GATGAGCGCCGACACCGTGATCGGTCCAGAACATCTCCGGGATCACCTCGACGTAGTCGAAGGTCTCCGGGCGCTCTCGCATGTAGCCTGGCAGCGCCGGGTTGTAGAGCAGCCCGACGCCGAGTGCAGGCAGCGCCGCGAGCCGGTCAACGCCCTGCGCTGCCGAGACAACGGAGCCAGAGTCCGCCACCCCCACTAGGTCCGCCCGATAATCTCCATGCGTTCGAGATCGATCTGCAGCACGTGCTCGAGGCGCTCGCGGACGATCAGCGACTCACCTGACAGACACGCCTGGCAGCCCCGGGGAAGGCGTGCGATGAAGTCGCCCAGGAGCTTGCCACTGATCTTCCCGAACTCGGCTGTCTTGGTTCCGTGCGGGATCACGAGCTCGATCTTGGCGTACTTCTCCGAGTACCCGAGTTCCGCCATGCGCTTGGTCGGCTCCATCGTGTTCTCCCCCCGCGCCGGTAGCGGCGCACACGTCTCAGGAGAGTTTGTACGACCCGTGTCAATCCCCACTTATCCACATCTCAAGTCTTACTAGCAGACCGCTAGATAATCGGCGGTCCGCACCGGGCACCGGAACGGGGCAGATGCGACGACCTGGGTGATGTTCGACGAAGGGCGCACTCCGGGCACAGGCCCGGCCTCTCGACAGAGGTAGTCGCGTGGTCCAGCGGAATCGAGGATCGGCGGACGGGTCGCATCGAAGATGATCACGATACGGTCGTCGGCTGGACGCTGAACCCGTGCTATCGACGGCGTGCGTCCCGACACGATCACACGGAGGCGCAGCTCACCAAACTGGAACGGATTGCGGCCTGCCGACGCATGGGCCTGCGCCTCGATGAAGCTGGCTGCATCGCGGGCGCACATGTGGCTGGCGAGAATCCAAACCTGGATCGTCTGCGCCTTCTCGCGCTGGCCAAGATCCAGCAGAGCAACGCCGAGGTGGGTGCCTTGCTGTATGGCGGAGAGCACAAGCGTCGTGGCGGCCGTCGACGCTTGACGGTCGCACGTCACTGCCGCGCTGCGCGCTACCCGCGCGTGGCGGTTGGGCCAGCGACCCGAATGATGTCGCGTCATGCCTCCGGCGCTGGCCGAGAGCGCCTCGGCCGCCCATCGGCCATAGATCGCAGGACGTTCTTCTGTGCAATCGAGCTGGCATTCGAACCGAGCGACAGCCAAGCGCACGAACGAAGTGGTTCAATCGCTCAAGTGACCGCTAGTGATGCTTGACAACAGGAAGTCCGACTAATTACCTTCGCCGCGGCCCCGCGTGCGGGGCTGCACGACCGTCGAGTGAGAGAGCGGACGTTCGGGCAGCGTGAGGAGGGGGACGGTCATGTTTGGCGCCGCCGTATTCGTCTACGTCTTTGTACTGGCAGCGATCTCGATTGGCATCGTTCTGAAGCCCCTTGGTGCGAGCCGGCACTGGCGCCCGGCAAAGCTGCGAGTGCGCGTACTCGTTGGTTTCGCGCTCTTTCTCGTACTGCTGCCGATCGTCGCTCCGGCATTCCCGAGCGCACCGTTGCCGTGGCTGTTCCCGGGTATCGCACAGGCCGCCGAGACCGTCAACTCGCCTCAGTACATCGCTCCGGCGATCATGCCAAACGGCCAGGTCGGAATGGTCTTCAAGAATGACGCCGGCGCCGGTGTCGTCGAGATCCGCTTCAAGCGCTACTTCGTCGAGTGGGGCATGGACCCGTCGGTGCAACTGTCGACGGCGACTCCGAACTATCCGCAGCTCGCGTCTTTCCAGGGCAAGACCATCGCCGCCTATGTCGATGACCGCGGCGGACCGAATCAGTTCCGGCTGCTCTTCCGCGTCAGCACGGATAACGGCGCCACCTGGGGCAGCGAGTACGCGCCTTTCGGCGCCGAGACCTTCGACTCCGGCAACAGCGCACCGCTGCTGATCACGTCTCGGGACGGCAGCACGCTCTACTTCTTCCACTGCTGCGTCTCGAGCCTGCCGCAGTACCGCTCCACGACCGACCCTGCGCTGGTCACGTGGACCAGCTCGGCACCCGCTGGCGATGCCTCGATCCGACCGGTGTCCAACAACAACTGCGGCAACGCCGCGGCCGAGTGCTACCGCGCGCACACCTTCGAGTTCACCGAGACCGCAACGGCCGGCCAGTGGGTCTACATCACCAAATCGGACTCCGGCTGGGGTCAAAGCGGCCGCGGCACGCAGGTCGGCACGCTCGGCGGCGCATGGAGCGCGCAGGTCGACCACGGCGGATCCGGCGGTCTGTCCGGTGGCGGCGAGTCCCGTGCGACGGCGTTCCTCGATCGCGGCGGAAACGTGATCTACGTCCGTGCCGGCGAGCGGGGCGACTACCTCTACTACAAGAAGTCGACCGATGGTGGATTCACCTGGGGACCGGGAATCAGCGCGTACACGAATGCGCTCGACATCTACACCGTCGGCTCGCCGGTCGGTCTGTATGACCCGAACTACACCCGTGGCGAGTACGTCTGGTACGCAGGGTTCGGCGGCGTCGGCGCTGGCAACAGCCAGAACGCCGTGCGAGTGATCCCGCTCTGGCCTGGCGCCGCGCCATATCAGGAGACCGGCAGCGTTCGTCTGTTCGGCTCCCTCGGCGGCGACTACGATTTCGGCGCCGCCTACCCGTACACCTTCGGTCGCCGCGACATCCCGACCGGCATCGGCGCCTACAAGACCTCGGCCGAAGACCTCGCGATCCCCGGACGCCTGCTCAACCTCTCGTTCACGCGCGCCTACAGCTCGGCGGACACCGAGATCGGTCTGATGGGGCCCGCCTGGACGCATAGCTTCAACTGGGCGCTCACCGACGCGGGCTCGTTCGTGCAGGTCCGCCGCGGGGACGGACGGCGTGACTCATTCACCAAGAATCCCGACACCTCGTACGCACCACCGCCCAACGTCTTCGATGTATTGACGAAGAACGGTGACAGCACCTTCACGCTCACCCTCAAGAACCAGACGCAGTACGAGTTCTCGACCGCCGGCAAGCTCACCCGCATCCACGAGCCTGCAGGCAACCAGATCCTGCTGAATTACATCAATGGGAAGCTGGGGAGTGTCACCGATACGGTCGGTCGGCTGACCACTTTGAACTACTCCAGCGGCCACAACCTGGCGATGGGCAAGACCTACACCGAGTCGGTCGCCCCGCACCCCAACTATCCCGACAACAACAACAGTGAGCTCACCGACGGGACGATCGCGAGCGGAACGAGTTTTTATGACAGCGGATGGCAGGGCCATCTCGGGATCGGTTCCCTGGATGTCACGATCGACCTCGGCAGCTCGCAGTCGCTCGATCTGTTCCGCTCCTACTACTACGACGACCCTGGATCGGGCATCTATAGGCCTGCGAGCGTCGAGATCCTCACCAGCCCGGACAACCTGAGCTACACAACCCGCGGCACCACACTGGCGGCCGGTGCGCTCAACGACAGCGGGCGTCTGTGGCGGTATGACCTGGCGGTCTCACCGGTGAGCGCACGCTACGTCCGCTTCCGTGTCACGGCCGGCGGCACGTGGCTGTTCTCGAGCGAGATGTCGACGTACCTCGCCGGTGCGGACCCGATCGCCGCGGCCGCGGGCACGAACTCAGGCCAGACCAAGACGTACGTCACGTCGGTCGCGGCGAGTGCGTCATTCCCCGACACCGGCGGCACCGAGCTGACCGACGGGAACCTCGGAAACCCCGACAGCTACACCGCCGACGCATCGTGGCAAGGCCACCAGAACCTCGGCGCGACGCCGCTTGATGTCACCGTCGATCTCGGCGCGGCGCAGCGGGTCGGCGTCGTGCGCTCGTACCACTTCAATTGCCCCGGCTGCGGCGTGTTCCGCCCCGCCAAGATCGAAATGCTCACGAGCACCGACAACAGCCTGTACACCTCGCGCGGCTACACCGTGGCCGACGCGGCGGTCAACGACGCCGGCAGCCGCTGGCGCTACGAGTTCGACCTCAGTGGCGTGAGCGCGCGCTGGGTGCGCTTCCGGATCACCACCGGCGGCGAGTGGCTGTTCTCCTCAGAGGTGCAGGTCTTCGCCGAAGGTGCGGGTCCGATCACGCTGCCGCTGAGCTACAGCGACCGCCTCACCAGCGTCGTCGATCCGAGCACGCCTGGTCGCAAGGTCAGCTACGGCTACGACCAGACCGGCCGACTCACGCGCTTCGTCGACAAGATCGGCAACACCGCTGGCCAGGACCCGGTCCTGCACAGCTGGCACTACGCCTACGACGGGCCGAGCCAGCACATCACCACCGTGGTCGACCCCGACAGCCGCTTCCGTGTCACCAACACCTACAACACTGAAGGGCGTCTCGCGACGCAGAAGGACGGCGTCGGCAACACCAGCAGCTTCACGTATGGCAACCAGATCACGATGGTCACCGATCCGCGCGGTCACCTCACCACGCAGCTGTTCGATCCGCGTTGGCGACTCAACAGCCAGTCCGAGGTCGTCAACCTCGAGAACTACCTGTTGCAGTACTTCTATGAAGATGCGTGGGAGAACCTGACTCGCACCATCGACCGCAACGGCAACGAGACCATCTTCGAATACGACGCCCGCGGCAACGTCATCACCAAGACCGATCCGCCCGTGCCGCCCGACCCGGCGACCGTTACGCACTATGAGTACGACACCAAGAACAACCTCACACGCATTCTCGACGCGCGCGGCTTCGAGACGATCAATACCTACAACTCCGTGACCAACGTGAAGGAGTCCACCAAGCAGCAGATCGCCACCGGACCCGCGACGTACGCGCTCACCAAGTGGCAGTACCTCGACGGCGCCAACCCGGGGCTGCCGACCAAGATCATCTCGCCCCGCGGCAACACCGATCCGCTCAACCCGAACTACACCTACTCGCAGACGGTGGTCTACGACGGTCAGGGCAACCTCTCCACACGCACCGACGCGGACGGCAACCTCACCCGCTTCTGTTACGACAGCGTGAGCCGGCAGACTTCGATGATCGATCCGGATGGCAGTGCGGCCTGCGGCGTGTCGTCCCCGCACACCTGGATCACGACCTACGACCCGAACGACCGGGTGACGGAGAACAAGGATCCGCTGACCCACAGCGCGTTCACTGGGTATGACGGCGCGGGCAACCGTACCAGCGCGACCGATCGCAATGGCAACATCACGACCTATGCGTACGACGGCGCGGCGCGGCTGCTGAACGTGAAGCAGAAGCCCGATCCGGTGGCGCAGCCGAGCCTCGTGTACACGACCACCGTTACGCAGCGCGATGCAAACAGCAACGCCACGCAGGTGACGCAGGACCAGCAGGGTGCTGGTGGCGCGAACACGATCGTGACCGACTACGGCTACGACGAGATCGACCGCCTCACCAGTGCGACCACGCATCCGACGGCGGTGCTCAACCTGACCACCAGCTACGTCTTCGACCACAACGGCAACACGACGCGGCGGACGACTGCCGACACGGTCCAGACCAACTACCAATATGACGCGCTCAATCGGTTGAAGCAGGTATCGGCGACCGGTCTCTCGACGATCACCTACAGCTACGACGAGCTCAGCCACCGCAAGCAGATGATCGATGGCACCGGAACCTCGACCTACACATACGACGGTCTCGGTCGCCTGAAGACCGCGAACCAGCCCAACGGCAACCTCGCCTACGACTATGACCTGGACTCCAACCGCACGCTTCTGACGTATCCGACGGTCGGCAGCGTGACCTACGCCTTCGGTCCCGCCGGCCGTCTGTCGACCGTCACCGACTGGGCCAGCCGCGCCTCGAGCTACACCTACTACCCCTCGGGTCTCGCGCACACCGTCACGCTGCCGAGCTCGCTCGGCGGCCTCACCACGACGTACGGCTACGACAACGCCCAGCGCCTCACCAGTCTGGAGAACGCGACCGCCGGCGGCACGATCACCAGCGACACCTACACCCTCGATAGCGAGGGCAACCGCACCGCCATCGACGAGCTCATGCCGCCGGTCGTGTTCGCCTCGGCCAAGATCAACACCGACGCCGGCACCGCGGTGCAGGACCATCCCGCGATCGCGGTGGGCAGCGAGCAGCCCAACCCCGCCAGCTACCTGATCTGGGACGACCAGCGCGACGGCGCGACGAACTCGAACATCTACTTCTCGCGCCGCGATCCCGTCACCGGCGTCTGGAGCGCGAACGTGAAGGTCAACACCGACACTGGCACGCGCAATCAGGCCAACCCGGCGATCGCGACGGACAGCAGCAGTAATGCCTACGCGGTGTGGGACGACTTCCGCGACGGCACGAACAACCAGAACATCTACTACTCCAAGCGCTCGGCCGGCACCGGCACGTGGTCGACGCCGAACCTCAAGGTCAACGACGGCACCGGGAACACCAACGAGCGCAACCCGCGCATCGCGGGAACGGCCGCAGGGATCGAGACCGCGGTGTGGGTCGACCTGCGCTCCAGCCAGAACAACATCTACTCCAGCCAGCTGCCGGCCGGCGGCAGCGCCTGGCCCGCGAACAAGAAGATCACCGACAACACTGCCGCGCTCAAGGACTTCCCCGATGTCGCCGTCGACAGCGCCAACACCGCCTATGCCGTGTGGCAGGACTCGCGCAACGGGAATGTCGATGTCTTCTTCTCCAGCCTGACGAACGGCGGCGCCAACTGGGCCGCCAACGTGAAGATCTCCGACGACCCGGGCACCGCCGCGCAGACCAAGCCGCGCATCGGCGTGGACTCGACGGGGAATCTCACGGCGGCCTGGATCGACGCCCGCACCAGCCCGGCCCACGTGCGCGTCGCACGCAAGCCCGTTGCGGGGGCGTGGTCCGCCTCGATCGACATCACGCCCACCCCCGCCAACGTGCAGTCACTCGCCCTCAGCGTCCGTCCCGACGGATTTGCCTGGGCGGTCTGGGGTGACACGCGAGCTGGTGCATCCAACCAGGACATCTGGGGCTCTCGATACGACCCCTCGCTGAACACCTGGAGCGCACCGGTCCGTCTCGACGACGATCCCGGTACCAGCGCCAATCAGCTGAACCCGACCGTGGCCTTCGGCCCGGCCGAGGTGATGCTCTCCTGGAGAGACAACCGCCTCTCCGCCAACGGCGACACCCAGGCCCGCCGCATTCAGGTCATCGCCGGCATGGCCGACCACTTCGCGCTCTCCTATGACGGGCTCAACCGGCTCAAGGGCGTCGTCGGCCCGGTCGCCGAATCCTTCGCGCTCGACGGCCCCTCCAACGTGACCAGCCGCAGCGGCACGACCGAGAGCTATGACAAGTCCAACCGCCTCACCGACGA includes:
- a CDS encoding RHS repeat-associated core domain-containing protein, giving the protein MFGAAVFVYVFVLAAISIGIVLKPLGASRHWRPAKLRVRVLVGFALFLVLLPIVAPAFPSAPLPWLFPGIAQAAETVNSPQYIAPAIMPNGQVGMVFKNDAGAGVVEIRFKRYFVEWGMDPSVQLSTATPNYPQLASFQGKTIAAYVDDRGGPNQFRLLFRVSTDNGATWGSEYAPFGAETFDSGNSAPLLITSRDGSTLYFFHCCVSSLPQYRSTTDPALVTWTSSAPAGDASIRPVSNNNCGNAAAECYRAHTFEFTETATAGQWVYITKSDSGWGQSGRGTQVGTLGGAWSAQVDHGGSGGLSGGGESRATAFLDRGGNVIYVRAGERGDYLYYKKSTDGGFTWGPGISAYTNALDIYTVGSPVGLYDPNYTRGEYVWYAGFGGVGAGNSQNAVRVIPLWPGAAPYQETGSVRLFGSLGGDYDFGAAYPYTFGRRDIPTGIGAYKTSAEDLAIPGRLLNLSFTRAYSSADTEIGLMGPAWTHSFNWALTDAGSFVQVRRGDGRRDSFTKNPDTSYAPPPNVFDVLTKNGDSTFTLTLKNQTQYEFSTAGKLTRIHEPAGNQILLNYINGKLGSVTDTVGRLTTLNYSSGHNLAMGKTYTESVAPHPNYPDNNNSELTDGTIASGTSFYDSGWQGHLGIGSLDVTIDLGSSQSLDLFRSYYYDDPGSGIYRPASVEILTSPDNLSYTTRGTTLAAGALNDSGRLWRYDLAVSPVSARYVRFRVTAGGTWLFSSEMSTYLAGADPIAAAAGTNSGQTKTYVTSVAASASFPDTGGTELTDGNLGNPDSYTADASWQGHQNLGATPLDVTVDLGAAQRVGVVRSYHFNCPGCGVFRPAKIEMLTSTDNSLYTSRGYTVADAAVNDAGSRWRYEFDLSGVSARWVRFRITTGGEWLFSSEVQVFAEGAGPITLPLSYSDRLTSVVDPSTPGRKVSYGYDQTGRLTRFVDKIGNTAGQDPVLHSWHYAYDGPSQHITTVVDPDSRFRVTNTYNTEGRLATQKDGVGNTSSFTYGNQITMVTDPRGHLTTQLFDPRWRLNSQSEVVNLENYLLQYFYEDAWENLTRTIDRNGNETIFEYDARGNVITKTDPPVPPDPATVTHYEYDTKNNLTRILDARGFETINTYNSVTNVKESTKQQIATGPATYALTKWQYLDGANPGLPTKIISPRGNTDPLNPNYTYSQTVVYDGQGNLSTRTDADGNLTRFCYDSVSRQTSMIDPDGSAACGVSSPHTWITTYDPNDRVTENKDPLTHSAFTGYDGAGNRTSATDRNGNITTYAYDGAARLLNVKQKPDPVAQPSLVYTTTVTQRDANSNATQVTQDQQGAGGANTIVTDYGYDEIDRLTSATTHPTAVLNLTTSYVFDHNGNTTRRTTADTVQTNYQYDALNRLKQVSATGLSTITYSYDELSHRKQMIDGTGTSTYTYDGLGRLKTANQPNGNLAYDYDLDSNRTLLTYPTVGSVTYAFGPAGRLSTVTDWASRASSYTYYPSGLAHTVTLPSSLGGLTTTYGYDNAQRLTSLENATAGGTITSDTYTLDSEGNRTAIDELMPPVVFASAKINTDAGTAVQDHPAIAVGSEQPNPASYLIWDDQRDGATNSNIYFSRRDPVTGVWSANVKVNTDTGTRNQANPAIATDSSSNAYAVWDDFRDGTNNQNIYYSKRSAGTGTWSTPNLKVNDGTGNTNERNPRIAGTAAGIETAVWVDLRSSQNNIYSSQLPAGGSAWPANKKITDNTAALKDFPDVAVDSANTAYAVWQDSRNGNVDVFFSSLTNGGANWAANVKISDDPGTAAQTKPRIGVDSTGNLTAAWIDARTSPAHVRVARKPVAGAWSASIDITPTPANVQSLALSVRPDGFAWAVWGDTRAGASNQDIWGSRYDPSLNTWSAPVRLDDDPGTSANQLNPTVAFGPAEVMLSWRDNRLSANGDTQARRIQVIAGMADHFALSYDGLNRLKGVVGPVAESFALDGPSNVTSRSGTTESYDKSNRLTDDGSTHNVWSDADRLTTRGTDTFGYDALDRMTSSNVSGSPRTYAYNGDGLLQSRTGSGATTFLWEPLTSPSRLLRQGSDNIVYGFGALYIVKSDGTTLTLARDASKNVRAELNGGGSVTAAFRYRSYGQVSQSTTASPTYLGMASQLIDPSGLYYMRARWYDASVGRFLTHDAVRGSADSPASLNGYNYANANPGLLSDPSGLAATAGDDAGCGDLCPGDDTSPWQLGWEWLTGTGPREHNFTDGDAFTELLRGSDYIQQLTKAVGSGALPDSGPVVYSLGGIDGAAKYARDYSTVVTGGRTGNLAVTYLGSYTGSYSVTNGILEIRISNESTIASATHPPVIGYTDWWQDAIGNPLNQAFASGPMSKTSQQIVLHQLLHR